From one Variovorax sp. PBL-H6 genomic stretch:
- a CDS encoding ABC transporter ATP-binding protein: MITHETLLEAKSLRAWYGAAQILYDVDLEVRRGEVVALMGRNGAGKSTTLKALIGMLSKRRGAVRFLGHDISKCEPHHAAKLGLGFVPEDRRVFTDLTVMENLEVGKQAPRRWSDGSDAPLWTPERLFKLFPNLGEMPQRPGGRMSGGEQQMLTVARTLMGNPYLVLLDEPSEGVAPLIVEQMANMILELKAQGVSILLSEQNMHFAELVSDRAYVLEKGQIRYQASMADLATNEEVRRAYLSV; this comes from the coding sequence ATGATCACGCACGAAACACTGCTCGAAGCCAAGTCCCTCCGCGCCTGGTACGGCGCCGCCCAGATCCTCTACGACGTCGACCTCGAGGTGCGCCGCGGCGAAGTGGTCGCGCTGATGGGCCGCAACGGCGCCGGCAAGTCCACCACGCTCAAGGCGCTGATCGGGATGCTCTCCAAGCGGCGCGGCGCGGTGCGTTTCCTGGGCCACGACATCTCGAAGTGCGAGCCGCACCATGCGGCCAAGCTGGGCCTCGGCTTCGTGCCCGAGGACCGGCGCGTGTTCACCGACCTCACGGTGATGGAGAACCTCGAAGTCGGCAAACAGGCGCCGCGCCGATGGTCCGACGGCAGCGATGCGCCGCTGTGGACGCCCGAGCGCCTGTTCAAGCTTTTCCCCAACCTCGGCGAGATGCCGCAGCGCCCGGGCGGCCGCATGAGCGGCGGCGAGCAGCAGATGCTGACGGTGGCGCGAACGTTGATGGGCAACCCCTACCTCGTGCTGCTGGACGAGCCCTCCGAAGGCGTGGCGCCGCTCATCGTCGAGCAGATGGCCAACATGATCCTCGAGCTCAAGGCGCAGGGCGTGAGCATCCTTCTGTCGGAGCAGAACATGCACTTCGCCGAGCTGGTCTCCGACCGCGCCTACGTGCTGGAGAAGGGGCAGATCCGCTACCAGGCTTCGATGGCCGACCTGGCGACCAACGAGGAAGTGCGGCGGGCCTACCTGTCCGTCTGA
- a CDS encoding (2Fe-2S)-binding protein: MPELALKVNGRDVALSVPEAATLLHVLRNDLALNGPKYGCGLGQCGACTVWVDGVAARACVIPAHGVAGRAITTLEGLGSRDSWHPVQQAFEDAQAAQCGYCLSGMVMQAAALLARDAHPSDARIRAELSGNLCRCGTHVEILAAVRAAALRMAKDETT; this comes from the coding sequence ATGCCGGAACTCGCACTGAAGGTCAACGGACGCGACGTCGCACTGTCGGTGCCCGAGGCGGCCACGCTGCTGCACGTGCTGCGCAACGACCTCGCGCTCAACGGCCCCAAGTACGGCTGCGGCCTCGGCCAGTGCGGGGCTTGCACGGTGTGGGTGGACGGTGTGGCGGCGCGGGCCTGCGTGATCCCTGCGCATGGCGTGGCGGGACGTGCCATCACCACGCTCGAAGGCCTCGGTTCGCGCGACAGCTGGCATCCGGTGCAGCAGGCTTTCGAGGACGCGCAGGCAGCGCAGTGCGGCTACTGCCTCAGCGGCATGGTGATGCAGGCGGCCGCGCTGCTGGCGCGCGATGCGCACCCCAGCGATGCGCGCATCCGCGCCGAGCTGTCGGGCAACCTGTGCCGCTGCGGCACGCACGTCGAGATCCTCGCTGCAGTGCGAGCCGCGGCGCTGCGGATGGCCAAGGACGAGACGACGTGA
- a CDS encoding ABC transporter substrate-binding protein → METVRIFFCAAALILSTANAAAQILIGQSADMSGPVAASVKETILGSQLVIDNVNAQGGIHGEKIEVIRLDDGLDPKRSVENSRILIEDKKVIALLLNRGTPNALAVVPLLDKSGTPLIGPSTGAMSLHKPVQKLVFNVRSTYQREAEKAVQHLHTVGMQRIAVVQADDSFGKDAMEGAMKGFDKAGLKPVVLALADRNKPDYAAIVPKLAAANAQAVLWIGSGTAVTEGVKALRATGSAAQVITLSNNAASGFIKELGSASGGVIVMQVLPSERGMAHPLVKEASDLAKAKGDIELSPALLEGFVATKVMVEALRRAGPKPTRARLLAALNDFRYDTGGGLEVSYSPQDHTGIDYVDLSIISGGRFKR, encoded by the coding sequence ATGGAGACCGTGCGAATATTCTTCTGCGCTGCCGCGCTCATCCTGAGCACGGCGAACGCAGCGGCCCAGATCCTCATCGGCCAGTCAGCCGACATGTCGGGCCCGGTCGCGGCGAGCGTGAAGGAAACCATCCTCGGCTCACAGCTGGTCATCGACAACGTCAACGCGCAGGGCGGCATCCACGGCGAGAAGATCGAGGTGATCCGCCTGGACGACGGGCTGGACCCCAAGCGCTCCGTCGAGAACTCGCGCATCCTGATCGAAGACAAGAAGGTGATCGCGCTGCTGCTCAATCGCGGGACGCCCAATGCACTGGCAGTCGTTCCGCTGCTCGACAAGAGCGGGACACCGCTGATCGGTCCTTCCACCGGCGCGATGTCGCTGCACAAGCCGGTCCAGAAGCTTGTGTTCAACGTGCGCTCCACCTACCAGCGCGAGGCCGAGAAGGCGGTCCAGCATCTGCACACGGTGGGCATGCAGCGCATCGCCGTCGTCCAGGCCGACGATTCATTCGGCAAGGACGCGATGGAAGGCGCCATGAAGGGCTTCGACAAGGCCGGCCTGAAGCCGGTCGTGCTGGCGCTGGCCGATCGCAACAAGCCTGACTACGCGGCCATCGTGCCCAAGCTTGCTGCTGCCAACGCGCAAGCCGTGCTGTGGATCGGCTCTGGCACCGCCGTGACCGAAGGCGTGAAGGCGCTGCGCGCCACCGGTTCCGCCGCGCAGGTCATCACGCTGTCGAACAACGCGGCATCCGGCTTCATCAAGGAGCTGGGCAGCGCCAGCGGCGGCGTGATCGTGATGCAGGTGCTGCCGTCGGAGCGCGGCATGGCGCATCCGCTGGTGAAGGAGGCCTCGGACCTGGCGAAGGCCAAGGGCGACATCGAACTCTCGCCGGCGCTGCTCGAGGGTTTCGTTGCCACCAAGGTGATGGTCGAGGCGCTGCGCCGCGCCGGCCCGAAGCCGACGCGCGCCAGGCTGCTGGCCGCGCTGAACGACTTCCGCTACGACACGGGCGGCGGGCTCGAAGTGAGCTACTCGCCGCAGGACCACACGGGCATCGACTACGTCGACCTGTCGATCATCAGCGGGGGGCGGTTCAAGCGTTGA
- a CDS encoding molybdopterin cofactor-binding domain-containing protein encodes MTLRAEQPRTRSDILNAHDVLVVVRETPPAPPPAHGQPPAVFGNPAEGPEILLALWSDGSANALNGHVDLGTGIRTALAQVVGEELDLPLAQVHMLLGDTASAPNQGATIASASLQIHAAPLRLAAAQARAWLLEQASERFGVQPSLLEVRDGRIHAGEDPAFSVPFGELVAGTRTVLQLDAAARLKDPKDYRLVGTAVPRVDIPAKLAGETVFVHDMRVPGMLHGRVVRPPYAGADHGDFIGNTLESVDESSIAHIPGIRAVVVIRDFVGVVAEREEHAEQALRELRVRWKPWPGLPALDDLEGAIRANPATQRLLVDEGRVDEALAAAAQPMPRTYVWPYQMHASIGPSCALAHWQPEGEPGVQLRVWAGSQNPHVLRADLARLMGLEDVAVEVVRMEAAGCYGRNSADDVAADAALLARAAGAPVRVQLTREQEHAWEPKGAAQLMQVNGGLDAEGGVAAYDFETSYPSNGAPTLALLLTRTVEPVAQAFEMGDRTARPPYAYENLRVKVNDMAPIVRASWLRGVSALPSSFAHESYVDELATAAGVDPVAFRLRHLRDARAAELVRETAQKAGWRMRTGPQENVDGGLGQGGDVLFGQGFAYARYVHSKWPGFGAAWSAWVADVEVHKTTGEVHVRRVVVGHDAGLMVNPAGVDHQVHGNVIQTTSRALKERVQFAPVPQPSGGEALPGVLPAGVVASREWGGYPILSFREVPMIEVVHIQRPGEPPLGAGESSSVPGTAAIANAIFDATGVRFRAPPFTPEVVRAALNPLGPPDLLPLPPGEGWGEGTRAVDGGALAPSSPPSSGGGRSKTDAPWPKPRGVWATATALVVGGLGLVAGLLGWRSAIAPVTLSAPVYSQATIDRGRTLAALGDCAVCHTAPGGLPNAGGRAMETPFGTLYTTNLTPDADTGLGRWSFSAFQRAMREGISRDGHHLYPAFPYTAFAKTSDDDLQALYAYLVSQPAVQAPTPKSELKFPFSLRPLMAGWNALFHDPAPMQPIAQQSAQWNRGAYLVNGLGHCGACHTPRNALGAEQGGSAYLSGAMVEGWEAPALTGAASKSAVPWNAESLYRYLRNGHSPQHGTAGGPMAEVVRELAAVPDADIRAMASYLASFNAEASEAEARSQAQRAVATAAARQGQLLGPAQRLFDGACGACHHDGNGPTLLGANVPLALNSNLTSARPDNLLRTILDGVREPATREIGFMPAFRDALSDAQIAELAGYMRARFAPQEPAWKDLASEVARVRSGE; translated from the coding sequence GTGACCCTGCGCGCCGAGCAGCCGCGCACCCGCAGCGACATCCTGAACGCGCACGACGTGCTGGTGGTGGTGCGCGAGACGCCGCCCGCGCCGCCCCCCGCGCATGGCCAACCCCCCGCGGTCTTCGGCAATCCCGCCGAAGGCCCGGAGATCCTGCTCGCGCTGTGGAGCGACGGCAGCGCGAACGCGCTCAACGGCCACGTGGACCTGGGCACCGGCATCCGCACCGCGCTGGCGCAGGTGGTTGGCGAGGAGCTCGACCTGCCGCTGGCGCAGGTGCACATGTTGCTGGGCGACACGGCGAGCGCGCCGAACCAGGGCGCCACCATTGCCAGCGCCTCGCTGCAGATCCACGCCGCACCGCTGCGGCTGGCGGCGGCGCAGGCGCGCGCCTGGCTGCTGGAGCAGGCCTCCGAGCGCTTCGGCGTGCAGCCTTCGCTGCTCGAGGTGCGCGACGGCCGCATCCATGCCGGCGAGGACCCGGCCTTCAGCGTGCCCTTCGGCGAGCTGGTCGCGGGCACGCGCACGGTGCTGCAGCTGGACGCCGCGGCCCGTCTCAAGGACCCGAAGGACTATCGCCTCGTCGGCACCGCGGTCCCGCGCGTCGACATTCCGGCCAAGCTGGCTGGCGAGACGGTGTTCGTTCACGACATGCGCGTGCCCGGCATGCTGCACGGCCGGGTCGTGCGGCCGCCCTATGCCGGCGCGGACCACGGCGACTTCATCGGCAACACGCTCGAATCGGTGGACGAATCCTCCATCGCCCACATCCCCGGCATCCGCGCGGTCGTGGTGATCCGCGATTTCGTCGGCGTCGTGGCCGAGCGCGAGGAGCATGCGGAGCAGGCGCTGCGCGAGCTGCGCGTGCGCTGGAAGCCGTGGCCGGGCCTGCCCGCGCTCGATGACCTCGAGGGCGCGATCCGCGCCAACCCGGCGACGCAGCGCCTGCTGGTCGACGAAGGCCGGGTCGACGAAGCGCTTGCGGCAGCGGCGCAGCCGATGCCGCGCACCTATGTCTGGCCTTACCAGATGCATGCCTCCATCGGGCCTTCCTGCGCGCTTGCGCATTGGCAGCCCGAGGGCGAGCCGGGTGTGCAGCTTCGTGTCTGGGCCGGTTCGCAGAACCCGCACGTGCTGCGGGCCGATCTCGCAAGGCTCATGGGCCTGGAGGATGTGGCCGTCGAGGTGGTGCGCATGGAGGCCGCCGGCTGCTACGGCCGCAACAGCGCCGACGACGTGGCGGCCGACGCGGCCCTGCTCGCGCGCGCGGCCGGTGCGCCGGTGCGCGTGCAGCTCACGCGCGAGCAGGAGCATGCGTGGGAGCCCAAGGGCGCGGCGCAGCTGATGCAGGTCAATGGCGGACTCGATGCCGAGGGGGGCGTGGCGGCCTATGACTTCGAGACCTCCTATCCGTCGAACGGCGCGCCCACGCTGGCGCTGTTGCTGACGCGCACCGTCGAGCCGGTGGCGCAGGCCTTCGAGATGGGCGACCGCACCGCGCGCCCACCCTATGCCTACGAGAACCTGCGGGTCAAGGTCAACGACATGGCGCCGATCGTGCGCGCCTCCTGGCTGCGCGGCGTCTCGGCGCTGCCCAGCTCGTTCGCGCACGAGTCCTACGTCGACGAGCTGGCCACCGCGGCCGGCGTGGACCCGGTGGCTTTCCGCCTGCGCCACTTGCGCGATGCGCGCGCGGCCGAGCTGGTGCGCGAAACCGCGCAGAAGGCCGGCTGGCGCATGCGCACCGGGCCGCAGGAGAACGTCGATGGCGGGCTCGGACAGGGCGGCGACGTGCTCTTCGGGCAGGGCTTCGCCTACGCCCGCTACGTGCACAGCAAATGGCCCGGCTTCGGCGCGGCCTGGTCGGCCTGGGTCGCGGATGTCGAGGTCCACAAGACGACCGGCGAGGTGCACGTGCGCCGCGTGGTCGTGGGGCACGACGCGGGGCTGATGGTGAATCCGGCGGGCGTCGATCACCAGGTCCACGGCAACGTGATCCAGACCACCAGCCGGGCCTTGAAGGAGCGCGTGCAGTTCGCGCCGGTCCCGCAGCCGTCCGGCGGCGAGGCGCTGCCGGGCGTGCTGCCGGCTGGCGTGGTCGCGAGCCGCGAATGGGGCGGCTATCCGATCCTCAGCTTCCGCGAGGTGCCGATGATCGAGGTGGTGCACATCCAGCGGCCGGGCGAGCCGCCGCTGGGCGCGGGGGAGTCGTCCTCGGTGCCGGGGACGGCGGCGATCGCGAATGCGATCTTCGATGCGACGGGGGTGCGGTTCAGGGCGCCGCCGTTCACGCCGGAGGTGGTGCGGGCTGCGCTGAATCCCTTGGGCCCTCCGGACTTGCTCCCTCTCCCTCCGGGAGAAGGTTGGGGTGAGGGCACCCGAGCGGTCGATGGTGGCGCCCTCGCACCCTCATCCCCACCTTCTTCCGGAGGGGGAAGGAGCAAGACCGATGCGCCGTGGCCGAAGCCGCGCGGTGTGTGGGCCACCGCCACCGCGCTCGTCGTCGGCGGCCTGGGCCTCGTCGCCGGCCTCCTCGGCTGGCGCTCCGCCATCGCCCCCGTCACCCTCAGCGCGCCCGTCTACAGCCAGGCCACCATCGACCGCGGCCGCACCCTCGCGGCCCTCGGCGACTGCGCGGTCTGCCACACCGCGCCCGGTGGCCTGCCCAACGCCGGGGGACGCGCGATGGAGACGCCCTTCGGCACGCTCTACACCACCAACCTCACGCCCGATGCGGACACCGGCCTGGGCCGCTGGTCCTTCAGCGCCTTCCAGCGCGCCATGCGCGAAGGCATCTCGCGCGACGGCCACCATCTCTACCCCGCCTTCCCGTACACCGCCTTTGCCAAGACCAGCGACGACGACCTGCAGGCCCTCTACGCCTACCTGGTGTCGCAACCCGCAGTGCAGGCGCCCACGCCGAAGTCCGAGCTGAAGTTCCCCTTCAGCCTCCGGCCGCTCATGGCCGGCTGGAACGCGCTCTTCCACGATCCCGCACCGATGCAGCCCATCGCGCAGCAGAGTGCGCAATGGAACCGCGGCGCCTACCTGGTCAACGGGCTGGGGCATTGCGGTGCCTGCCACACGCCGCGCAATGCGCTGGGCGCGGAGCAGGGCGGCAGCGCCTACCTGTCGGGTGCGATGGTCGAGGGCTGGGAAGCACCGGCGCTCACCGGCGCGGCCTCGAAGTCCGCCGTGCCCTGGAATGCCGAGTCCCTCTACCGTTACCTGCGCAACGGCCACAGTCCGCAGCACGGCACGGCCGGCGGCCCCATGGCCGAGGTGGTGCGCGAACTGGCCGCGGTGCCTGACGCCGACATCCGCGCGATGGCGAGCTACCTCGCATCCTTCAATGCTGAAGCCAGCGAGGCCGAGGCCCGTTCGCAGGCGCAGCGCGCCGTCGCCACCGCCGCGGCGCGCCAGGGCCAATTGCTCGGCCCGGCCCAGCGCCTGTTCGACGGGGCCTGCGGCGCCTGCCATCACGACGGCAACGGCCCGACGCTGCTCGGCGCCAACGTGCCGCTCGCGCTCAACAGCAATCTCACGAGTGCGCGTCCCGACAACCTGCTGCGCACGATCCTCGACGGCGTGCGCGAACCGGCCACGCGCGAGATCGGCTTCATGCCCGCTTTCCGCGATGCCCTGAGCGATGCCCAGATCGCCGAGCTCGCCGGCTACATGCGCGCGCGCTTCGCGCCCCAGGAGCCGGCGTGGAAGGACCTGGCGTCGGAGGTGGCGCGCGTGCGGAGCGGCGAATGA
- a CDS encoding recombinase family protein — protein sequence MTQEPTKFSRIFAYARFSSEGQADGNSLERQRQDIEAAVRQRFQKDEVAGFDITWLEDHGLSAYHGEHVTHGWLGDFMDKVRTGKLPKNCLFVCETVSRASRQGGFVLLSMVHTLLEADFSILMLQNGTLFNRGSVPKFLSVELALYAELAREESAQKQRYSLDNWERKRRHARERPGQSAFTGECPNWLEVVGGKYRVISEKVDSIRDIYLKTLDGYGIDKLVRYANQARLPVPGKGDTWHTSLIKRVLNNRALIGEFQPHRNAGRGKRLPEGEPIAGFYPVAIAPDLFFAVQSLQAKATTFPSRRDDNNHNYLMGIAKCECGGSWRWMNKDSGKQRGYSQYGCSNRQRAVSACPNVNGRLFDHTFVTWALDRIPELLSSGDDPRRGRILSLEAQFSDVSKRKAKVRRAVEVSDSLAEEFLPRLRELVAEEKALQTELDDLKSNAAPAAGFSFEEAAGVFLPAYLDVFETGTPQFDDAYRARSLFRSRIVQSVARVDVSMDRTKVTVKLRNDKVDSFEIEDSKTVTFGVPELTPDEWAQLDADRSEQLRHGRRMSNANLGEL from the coding sequence ATGACTCAAGAACCAACGAAGTTTTCGCGCATCTTTGCGTACGCGCGGTTTTCCAGCGAGGGGCAGGCGGACGGGAACTCCCTGGAACGTCAGCGCCAAGACATCGAGGCTGCAGTGCGTCAGCGCTTTCAGAAGGACGAGGTGGCGGGGTTCGACATCACGTGGCTTGAGGACCACGGGCTCTCGGCATATCACGGAGAACACGTTACCCACGGATGGCTCGGCGACTTCATGGACAAGGTTCGAACCGGGAAGCTGCCAAAAAACTGCCTATTCGTTTGCGAGACTGTCTCCCGCGCATCGCGCCAGGGCGGGTTCGTTCTCCTTTCGATGGTGCACACCCTGCTCGAAGCGGACTTCTCGATACTCATGCTCCAGAACGGAACCCTGTTCAATAGGGGTAGTGTTCCGAAGTTCTTGTCGGTCGAGCTAGCTCTCTACGCTGAGCTTGCACGCGAAGAGAGTGCACAAAAGCAACGTTACAGCCTCGACAACTGGGAACGCAAACGCCGGCACGCACGCGAGCGCCCGGGCCAAAGCGCATTCACCGGCGAGTGCCCCAATTGGCTTGAGGTTGTCGGCGGCAAATACCGCGTAATCTCGGAGAAAGTGGACTCCATCAGGGACATCTACTTGAAGACCTTGGACGGGTACGGAATCGATAAGCTCGTGCGGTATGCCAATCAGGCAAGGCTACCTGTTCCTGGTAAGGGCGACACATGGCATACGTCCCTCATTAAGCGCGTGCTTAACAACAGGGCGCTCATCGGTGAGTTCCAACCGCACCGCAACGCGGGGCGCGGTAAGCGGCTGCCAGAAGGCGAGCCGATTGCCGGCTTTTACCCTGTTGCCATTGCGCCGGACCTTTTCTTCGCGGTCCAAAGCCTGCAGGCCAAGGCCACAACCTTCCCATCGCGACGAGATGATAATAACCATAACTATTTGATGGGCATCGCGAAATGCGAGTGCGGCGGGTCTTGGCGATGGATGAACAAAGACAGCGGCAAGCAGCGTGGATACTCTCAATACGGCTGCTCCAACAGACAGCGGGCGGTTAGCGCGTGCCCCAACGTCAACGGCCGACTCTTCGACCATACGTTCGTCACTTGGGCGCTTGACCGCATACCGGAGTTGCTTTCCTCCGGCGACGACCCTAGACGGGGGCGAATTTTGTCGCTTGAAGCGCAGTTTTCTGACGTTTCCAAGCGGAAAGCGAAGGTCAGGCGCGCGGTTGAAGTCTCTGATAGCTTGGCGGAGGAGTTTCTTCCGCGGCTCCGCGAGCTAGTTGCGGAGGAGAAGGCGCTGCAAACTGAACTTGATGACCTCAAGAGCAATGCAGCGCCGGCCGCTGGGTTCAGCTTTGAAGAAGCTGCCGGGGTCTTCTTGCCTGCATACCTTGACGTATTCGAAACCGGGACACCGCAATTTGATGATGCCTACAGAGCGCGCTCGCTGTTCCGCTCTCGCATCGTTCAATCAGTCGCGCGCGTCGATGTCTCTATGGACCGCACCAAAGTGACGGTGAAGCTTCGAAACGACAAAGTCGATTCGTTCGAGATTGAGGACTCGAAGACCGTCACTTTCGGCGTCCCCGAGCTGACGCCCGACGAATGGGCGCAACTCGACGCGGACAGGTCTGAGCAGCTGAGGCATGGGCGTCGGATGAGCAATGCGAATCTTGGAGAACTATGA
- the pncA gene encoding bifunctional nicotinamidase/pyrazinamidase — protein MHDTHRRIFLQSAAALGLAGLSMPLFAAAKVRPNDKSALIVVDVQNCFVDGGTLPVKGGADVVPVINKLSTAFENIVLTQDWHTQGHASFASAHAGQKPFSSIKLGYGNQVLWPDHCVQGTDDAALHKDLKLPSAQLIIRKGYHKGVDSYSAFEEADRKTPTGLAGYLKQRGIKTVFVTGLATDFCVAWTALDARKAGFEAYVIEDATRAIDLDGSLAKAWKEMQAKGVKRIQSSDIEISA, from the coding sequence ATGCACGACACGCACCGCAGAATCTTTCTCCAGTCCGCTGCCGCATTGGGCCTGGCCGGCTTGTCGATGCCGCTGTTCGCGGCGGCAAAGGTCAGGCCGAACGACAAGTCGGCGCTGATCGTGGTCGACGTGCAGAACTGCTTCGTCGACGGCGGCACGCTGCCGGTGAAGGGCGGCGCGGATGTGGTGCCGGTGATCAACAAGCTGTCCACCGCCTTCGAGAACATCGTGCTCACGCAGGACTGGCACACGCAGGGCCATGCGTCCTTCGCGAGCGCACATGCGGGACAGAAGCCCTTCAGCAGCATCAAGCTGGGCTACGGCAACCAGGTGCTGTGGCCCGACCACTGCGTGCAGGGCACGGACGACGCCGCGCTGCACAAGGACCTGAAGCTGCCGAGCGCGCAGCTGATCATCCGCAAGGGCTACCACAAGGGCGTGGACAGCTACTCGGCCTTCGAGGAGGCCGACCGCAAGACGCCCACGGGCCTGGCCGGCTACCTCAAGCAGCGCGGCATCAAGACCGTGTTCGTTACCGGGCTGGCCACCGACTTCTGCGTGGCCTGGACCGCGCTCGATGCGCGCAAGGCTGGCTTCGAGGCCTATGTGATCGAGGACGCGACGCGGGCCATCGACCTCGACGGCTCGCTCGCGAAGGCCTGGAAGGAGATGCAGGCCAAGGGGGTCAAGCGCATCCAGTCCAGCGACATCGAGATCAGCGCTTGA
- a CDS encoding fumarylacetoacetate hydrolase family protein codes for MPQTLSPATSLPRDVERAALIGRLWQPDVGPTPVVIHEGGLHDLTRLAPTTSQLLELDDPVGLVRQALRDNDAPRIAALDAALANSDEARRDPELPWLLAPCDLQAVKASGVTFVASLLERVIEEQARGDASRSEAIRAALGGVLGDNLAGIVPGSPQAAQVKEVLIAQGAWSQYLEVGIGPDAEIFTKAPVLSAVGTGADVGIHSGSVWNNPEPEVVLAVDSRGRTLGAALGNDVNLRDFEGRSALLLGKAKDNNASCAIGPFIRLFDAHFGIDDVRRITVALRVVGPEGFVLQGESSLAQISRDPLDLVSQAIGPHHAYPDGLMLFLGTMFAPTQDRHGPGQGFTHVVGDRVTISAPELGALENRVVHADQAARWSFGIGALMRNLAGRGLL; via the coding sequence ATGCCCCAGACCCTCTCGCCCGCCACCAGCCTCCCGCGCGATGTCGAGCGCGCCGCCCTGATCGGCCGCCTCTGGCAGCCCGATGTCGGACCCACGCCGGTGGTCATTCATGAGGGCGGCCTGCACGACCTCACGCGCCTGGCGCCCACCACCAGCCAGTTGCTCGAACTCGACGATCCCGTTGGCCTGGTGCGCCAGGCCCTGCGCGACAACGACGCGCCCCGCATCGCGGCGCTCGACGCAGCGCTCGCCAACAGCGACGAGGCCCGGCGCGATCCCGAACTGCCCTGGCTGCTGGCGCCTTGCGACCTGCAGGCGGTGAAGGCCAGCGGCGTGACCTTCGTCGCCAGCCTGCTCGAACGCGTGATCGAGGAGCAGGCGCGCGGCGATGCGTCGCGGTCCGAGGCGATTCGCGCGGCGCTCGGGGGCGTGCTGGGCGACAACCTCGCCGGCATCGTCCCCGGCTCGCCGCAGGCCGCCCAGGTCAAGGAGGTGCTGATCGCGCAGGGCGCCTGGTCGCAGTACCTCGAGGTCGGCATCGGTCCCGACGCCGAGATCTTCACCAAGGCGCCGGTGCTGTCGGCCGTGGGCACCGGGGCCGACGTGGGCATCCATTCGGGCTCCGTCTGGAACAACCCCGAGCCCGAAGTCGTGCTGGCGGTCGACAGCCGCGGGCGCACCCTGGGCGCGGCGCTCGGCAACGACGTCAACCTGCGCGATTTCGAAGGGCGCAGCGCGCTGCTGCTGGGCAAGGCCAAGGACAACAACGCCTCCTGCGCGATCGGCCCCTTCATCCGCCTGTTCGACGCGCACTTCGGCATCGACGACGTGCGTCGCATCACGGTGGCGCTGCGCGTCGTCGGGCCCGAGGGCTTCGTGCTCCAGGGCGAGAGCTCGCTCGCGCAGATCAGCCGCGATCCGCTGGACCTGGTGTCGCAGGCCATCGGGCCGCACCACGCCTACCCGGACGGGCTGATGCTCTTCCTGGGCACCATGTTCGCGCCCACGCAGGACCGGCATGGACCGGGGCAGGGCTTCACCCACGTGGTGGGCGACCGCGTCACCATCTCGGCGCCCGAGCTCGGCGCACTGGAGAACCGCGTGGTGCATGCCGACCAGGCGGCGCGCTGGTCCTTCGGCATCGGCGCGCTGATGCGCAATCTGGCTGGGCGCGGTCTGCTCTGA